One part of the Vicia villosa cultivar HV-30 ecotype Madison, WI linkage group LG6, Vvil1.0, whole genome shotgun sequence genome encodes these proteins:
- the LOC131612998 gene encoding monothiol glutaredoxin-S11-like, giving the protein MDKVMRLASEKGVVIFTKSSCCLCYAVNILFKELGIRPMVYEIDQDPEGREMEKALMRLGCTAPVPAVFIGGKLRGSTNEIMSLHLSGSLTQMLKPYQSCS; this is encoded by the coding sequence ATGGATAAAGTGATGAGGTTGGCATCTGAGAAAGGTGTGGTGATTTTCACAAAAAGCTCTTGTTGTCTATGCTATGCAGTTAACATTTTGTTTAAAGAACTTGGGATTAGGCCTATGGTTTATGAAATAGATCAGGATCCTGAAGGAAGGGAAATGGAGAAAGCTTTGATGAGGTTAGGTTGCACTGCACCTGTTCCTGCTGTGTTCATTGGAGGGAAACTGAGAGGTTCCACTAATGAAATCATGTCACTTCACCTAAGTGGTTCACTCACTCAGATGCTGAAACCATATCAGTCTTGTTCTTGA
- the LOC131612999 gene encoding uncharacterized protein LOC131612999 isoform X4, whose amino-acid sequence MHLLGEKREILQSTVDLVQNNLNLEVIYGDTDSIMIYSGLDDIAKATSIAKKVIQEGLEVFRKKHVLVFISSLDSIEDEISLLNSIYERLQENSKESIKGFNKEDFKILWIPIKCMC is encoded by the exons ATGCACCTATTAGGGGAGAAGAGGGAGATACTTCAAAGCACTGTTGATCTTGTTCAAAATAACTTGAACTTAGAG GTGATCTATGGGGATACTGATTCAATAATGATTTACAGTGGGCTAGATGATATTGCAAAAGCAACTTCAATAGCTAAGAAAGTTATTCAAGAG GGTCTTGAAGTTTTTAGGAAGAAGCATGTATTGGTGTTCATTTCGAGTCTTGATAGCATTGAAGATGAGATTTCACTTTTGAATTCAATCTATGAAAGATTGCAAGAAAACTCAAAAGAATCAATAAAAGGTTTCAATAAAGAAGACTTCAAGATTTTGTGGATCCCCATTAAATGTATGTGTTAG
- the LOC131612999 gene encoding DNA polymerase alpha catalytic subunit-like isoform X1: protein MHLLGEKREILQSTVDLVQNNLNLEVIYGDTDSIMIYSGLDDIAKATSIAKKVIQEALVNVRGAVVCKEECDPFVSVTLVRQGAKHNEVRKTISLTSESSELLFSDVILGKYRLEVKHSSPESVAKEDNWC, encoded by the exons ATGCACCTATTAGGGGAGAAGAGGGAGATACTTCAAAGCACTGTTGATCTTGTTCAAAATAACTTGAACTTAGAG GTGATCTATGGGGATACTGATTCAATAATGATTTACAGTGGGCTAGATGATATTGCAAAAGCAACTTCAATAGCTAAGAAAGTTATTCAAGAG GCTCTGGTCAATGTCCGTGGTGCCGTAGTCTGCAAGGAAGAATGCGATCCATTTGTATCTGTGACTCTTGTGAGGCAGGGTGCTAAACATAATGAAGTGAGAAAGACAATTAGCTTGACCTCTGAGAGTAGTGAACTTCTGTTTTCTGATGTTATTCTTGGAAAATACAGGCTTGAG GTGAAACATAGTTCCCCTGAATCAGTGGCCAAGGAAGATAATTGGTGCTGA
- the LOC131612999 gene encoding uncharacterized protein LOC131612999 isoform X3 encodes MHLLGEKREILQSTVDLVQNNLNLEVIYGDTDSIMIYSGLDDIAKATSIAKKVIQELDLLWCQSGSGQLWWLNVKLLVIPPIIIRAEFKKWALNCYNIMLCFNFFKHKKFLPEYNLFQFL; translated from the exons ATGCACCTATTAGGGGAGAAGAGGGAGATACTTCAAAGCACTGTTGATCTTGTTCAAAATAACTTGAACTTAGAG GTGATCTATGGGGATACTGATTCAATAATGATTTACAGTGGGCTAGATGATATTGCAAAAGCAACTTCAATAGCTAAGAAAGTTATTCAAGAG CTAGATCTTCTATGGTGTCAGTCTGGCTCAGGCCAGCTGTGGTGGTTGAATGTGAAGTTATTGGTGATTCCACCAATAATTATCCGAGCAGAGTTTAAAAAATGGGCATTGAACTGCTACAATATAATGTTGTGTTTCAATTTCTTTAAACATAAAAAGTTTCTACCTGAATACAACCTGTTTCAATTTCTTTAA
- the LOC131612999 gene encoding DNA polymerase alpha catalytic subunit A-like isoform X2, with translation MHLLGEKREILQSTVDLVQNNLNLEVIYGDTDSIMIYSGLDDIAKATSIAKKVIQEGICSLQLDLLWCQSGSGQLWWLNVKLLVIPPIIIRAEFKKWALNCYNIMLCFNFFKHKKFLPEYNLFQFL, from the exons ATGCACCTATTAGGGGAGAAGAGGGAGATACTTCAAAGCACTGTTGATCTTGTTCAAAATAACTTGAACTTAGAG GTGATCTATGGGGATACTGATTCAATAATGATTTACAGTGGGCTAGATGATATTGCAAAAGCAACTTCAATAGCTAAGAAAGTTATTCAAGAG GGCATTTGCTCTCTGCAGCTAGATCTTCTATGGTGTCAGTCTGGCTCAGGCCAGCTGTGGTGGTTGAATGTGAAGTTATTGGTGATTCCACCAATAATTATCCGAGCAGAGTTTAAAAAATGGGCATTGAACTGCTACAATATAATGTTGTGTTTCAATTTCTTTAAACATAAAAAGTTTCTACCTGAATACAACCTGTTTCAATTTCTTTAA